In a genomic window of Meriones unguiculatus strain TT.TT164.6M chromosome 8, Bangor_MerUng_6.1, whole genome shotgun sequence:
- the Fut7 gene encoding alpha-(1,3)-fucosyltransferase 7 yields MNCAGCNPTRRLRAWGVLAGGAALISLWLLWLLGSGPGGAPVPQPTVTILIWHWPFTNRPPELPGDTCTHYGMASCRLSANRSLLASADAVVFHHRELETRQSHLPLDQRPQGQPWVWASMESPSNTHGLRRFRGIFNWVLSYRRDSDIFVPYGRLEPLSGPTPPLPAKSRMAAWVVSNFQERQQRARLYRRLAPYLQVDVFGRASGRPLCPNCLLPTVAQYRYYLSFENSQHRDYITEKFWRNALAAGAVPVVLGPPRATYEAFVPPDAFVHVDDFSSARELAVFLVSMNESRYHRFFAWRDRLRVRLLGDWRERFCAICARYPYLPRSQVYEDLESWFQA; encoded by the exons ATGAATTGTGCTG GGTGCAACCCCACCCGAAGGCTGAGAGCCTGGGGGGTCCTGGCTGGAGGTGCAGCACTCATATCCCTCTGGCTCCTTTGGTTACTGGGATCAGGTCCTGGAGGTGCCCCAGTGCCTCAGCCCACAGTTACCATTCTTATCTGGCACTGGCCTTTCACCAACCGGCCTCCAGAGCTGCCTGGTGACACCTGCACTCACTATGGCATGGCCAGCTGTCGCCTGAGTGCTAACCGGAGCCTACTAGCCAGTGCAGATGCTGTGGTCTTCCACCACCGTGAACTGGAGACCCGGCAATCTCATCTGCCCCTGGACCAGAGGCCACAGGGACAGCCTTGGGTCTGGGCCTCCATGGAATCACCCAGTAATACCCATGGTCTCCGTCGCTTCCGAGGCATCTTCAACTGGGTGCTGAGCTATCGACGTGATTCAGATATCTTTGTACCCTATGGTCGCTTGGAGCCCCTCTCTGGGCCTACACCCCCACTACCGGCCAAAAGCAGGATGGCTGCCTGGGTGGTCAGCAATTTCCAGGAACGGCAGCAGCGCGCAAGGCTGTACCGGCGCCTGGCCCCTTATCTGCAGGTGGATGTGTTTGGGCGTGCCAGTGGACGGCCCCTGTGCCCTAATTGTCTACTGCCCACTGTGGCCCAGTATCGCTACTACCTGTCGTTTGAGAATTCACAGCACCGAGACTACATTACTGAGAAGTTCTGGCGTAACGCTCTAGCAGCTGGTGCTGTGCCTGTGGTTCTGGGACCTCCTCGAGCCACCTACGAGGCTTTTGTGCCACCAGATGCCTTTGTGCATGTAGATGACTTCAGCTCAGCCCGTGAGCTGGCTGTCTTTCTTGTCAGCATGAATGAGAGTCGCTATCATCGCTTCTTTGCTTGGCGAGACCGGCTCCGTGTACGGCTCCTAGGTGACTGGAGGGAACGCTTCTGTGCCATCTGTGCCCGCTACCCTTATTTGCCCCGTAGCCAGGTCTATGAAGACCTTGAAAGCTGGTTCCAGGCTTGA